ACCGAGAATATCGCGAGGCCTCCCTCACCCTCCGCTATAAATACAAGGTCCCCTCTCCTTTAGAAGGGACGCATTCTTGAGTTAATGAAGTACCAGTTCGCATTTTCGCTtgagatctgacttaagcatcggagggtttgcgtggggacccccacccgcgtcctaacggtgctcttgttttgtaggccactcggttacctcaggtcactcggttatccaaggccactcgtcacctcaAGTCACTCGGTTATCAAAGACCGCTcgtcacctcaggtcactcgattatcttgggcaaggttgttaaaatcataaaatcgtaaGAGGGTCTTCAacatgtaaaatcgtaaaatcataaGGGTTTTGGGtgcaaaaaatcataaaatcatacCGATAAAATCAGGAGTTTAACAACCATGATcttgggccacctgatcatctgcccaccagatcatcagatCTACCAGATCCACCAAGTCATCAGCCTACCAGATTATCATCCCTGTCAGACCATTAGCTCTATTGGATCGCCAGATCCGCTCGTCAACCAGATCCAGTTGCTCGTTAAGATTCTCATCATTATAGGCATGACTCCCAAGACTTTTACGTCTTCCCACaagtaaaaatagattgttgtattttggcaacaacaataatgCCTCTCGATTGGAgcagggtgttacagttggtatcagagctgaagATTTGGAGACTTAGGAAAAGTCTGATTTGGAGTTTTAAGTGACTCTggtatagttggtatcagagctgaagatttggagatttaggaaAAGTCTGATTTGGAGTTTTAAGTGACTCTGGTACAGTTGATATCAGAGCTGAAGTTTATTTGGAAGTCTTAAGTGGCTCTGATATAGTTGATATTAGAGCCTAACCCTATTTGGAGAATTGGGGAATAgctatttggagatttaagtaGCTCGGTTACAGTTAGTACCAGAGCGAATGTTTATTTGGAGACCTAGCAAAACCCTGATTGGAGACTCAGGGGTACTAGTGGGATTTGAGAATGATCGAGTTGAGAAAAATTCGGTATAGATCTAGGATCCTATGGAATGAGAAAAGTTAGGATATTTCGGTCAATGTTTTGAGAATAGAATTTGGAGATTTCGATGTTTGACTTTGATGATGGATAATGAGATAAGGATCTCAAAATTGGTGAAATTGGGATTGAGGTAAAGTTACCTCGAGGAAGTACATTGGGTGTATTTTCAACTTGGAGGATGATATGGTCGAGGTATAGTCTTAAACTTTGTAGAGGTTTTTGGAGATCAGAAATTTTGACAATTTATGATATGGGTAGGTTGCCCTTAAGACAGTTGCATAGAAGCCGAAAATCATTAGCAAGGTTAAGGTTACCTCTAAAGTGAGTTTAGCAATGATTAAGAAAGTATTCTTTTTCAGATAGTGAATGCTCAGGAAGCatgtattttggattatatgCTTTCCATTTTGATGATGCCATGTTAGACGATGGTACGGTTTTGGATATTATATATGAGATGATTTCGGTTAGGTACTGATAgcgcgcatattttatattatttatccctcttattccatcttcattgcactctatttaggttatttcatttgtcttgtgtttattttattttatttggcttcacactatttttattcttatttggcatATTCAGGCCGCagatttgagctatttcgaTAGAGGCGCAAGTGGGCTTCGCAAAGTGGACGGACATCGAGTTTGAAAGAGGCATACTTCATTTTGGGTTATGGGCgaatttagaatccattgggtcctatttaattaattaaattatgggccatatGTAATAAACAAtccctaagcccatttagcctaggtttttcttttccaaaaccctataaataagagctagcAAAAAGGCTTTAACGATGGCCGATTTTGGAGGATTTTCACCGCTtctatggaaggctaattcaATCGTAATCTActacattcccgtacccctGGCCCgatttgagtctcggtcatgtagtcgaatctggTTTGGAACTCAATTTTCATGTTCTTATTAatgatttcgtttcttttccttctataattttatgtatgtttcttttacgcggttgtgtgaatgcatgcatgatctttggataggtttaattgacgtactcggttgaggctttgattagaaagaaacggcaTGATATTGCATGAGCGATTactcattttgatttaatcttttacggttgtagaagagtagaATCAATCCAAACAGAATATTTTCATAAGCGAGACGGGGATTACCgaggtaaggaggtagggtttgtagcggattacgttttagttggtcgagaatccatctttgtttcattcttgagcttttttaagttcggttttcatcaaccccccccccccccccgtttaatcttgttttgacagtcgTTGACAGTTCGTCGGGAGACAACCTagggagcatcctagctgcaaaccagtcctaatacatacaTTAATCTAATCGGCTCGACAACCAGGATCAAGATTTTGGTGCCGTTGCCGGGGAACTCGTCAATCTGTTCTGCCATATCAAGATTTGtttttctgttcttttgtttcttttctgttctctttcattctttgttgctttctttcttttgttttctttctgttttgttcttttgtttcttttttgttcctgtttttcttttctattttctgccATAACCAGCACTGTTCACCGCCGTTGACTATCTTGGAATGCCCtaatttttggtgtccaaaggaatAGGGGTGTGAGGAGGGtggtttttggccaaattccaacgtttagaccactttttaggccattttgtgtgttCTTGGTGTTTATATGATCTTCCCTTGTgtgttttgttctatttttgttcttgttgatatTTAGTGCATGACCAGATCATCTAAGGGTGAACTAATTGATTTAGATCCAAAAATTGAGAGGACCCTTAggctgttggaaatgtatgccctaaagacaagttttgtttaatttatggtaatgatgtttcttttagttagtttatggcacatatattatttgcatttaattgttggaaaagtgtccatgctattaagtaagtgattcatgtgatgggtcgttcttcaaagttaggcatgaatcatgggtacttaataaacaagaaaatattactcttgatcttttgatagaactgggcattctatcatgataagatcattgtgcaatagatcctaatggaggatggcttgccttagccagtaaacagtccgtttactctaattgtacaagcgcatttggaatgcgtagagtggacctgtgatagaagctaatgacaaagtactaattatcatagagctagtctatcactactactacgtggacgagtactctaatacttgagtattagttggtggtctagtgaacctagagctatattcttagattcactgtaggtgaggtctatcaaagatcaataaccttttgagttgggagtatggtttctaattagctaagacagactaatacaagatagtttctgtgattcacccccttgtgattgtccaagaataatcaaataatccagggccctgggaacgtgacttaagagtgtgtgcttctgggtagctcccagtgataagcaagtacattcgagtagtcacggattattggactagtgatctaaggatggtagaaatcatttagagaggtgttagtacgttattcctttctaaatgatgggtgttacgcagaggggtattttcgtcattacactagtaggtcaaagacattgcatatgcaaaattattcatggggtcagtgttaccatatggtgatagttggaacacttagaatgacaaaatatagctactaggtagcagggatattttggtcattttagtagccgtgaataatttgtcttttggtcctcggggtagctcgatataactcatgtattatttaatacatttggcttgttgggtgaattacattgagagagaattattttattcagaatggtccataattaattgggctagaataaaataatagttcattagttctaattaattaattgggctaacccaattagaaaattaattaaatgaacttggcccattagggtttggcccactagggttttaaccctagggttcttcctatatatatattctctttttggttgttttttcatcccagggattttactcttcttcactaAAAGAGAGGCCACGATCTTGAGTCATACCCTGGAAGACCAAAAGAGAccgttcaagttctgatgcgaaggattgcaggacagccgtcatctccgccacgcgaagaagctcccgctcatcctcctcctatcgcttcattccatccggtaatccgtaggagaagtaagtttcctagattctaatcaatacgaggaaaggtttttttaaaaatcgcttCCGTTGCACACTATGTTTCCTCGGGATGATCCTTCATAGGCGACAAGTAAGAGAACTTAGGTCTCAAGATAGGACAGTGACTACTAATAGTGTCTTTCCCATTGTCTTTGATACTGTGCCTGAGTTCCAACCTACATTGATCAATATGGCCGCCAATGAAAACAATGGCAATGAGAATGGGAATGATGCTAATAGAACCATTAAAGAATTGGCTGCccctgatgtgcattatcaaCCCTTGTGTATTCACTATCCTCAATTGGAGGCAAACTTTGAACTGAAATCTGGATTGATACATTTGCTTCctaagtttcatggtcttgcaggtgaagatccacacaagcatctaAAGGAGTTTCATGTGGTATGCTCCACCATGAGGCCGCAAGGGGTTGATGAAGAACAAATAAAGCTAAGGgcattccctttctctcttgatGGAGCTGCTAAAGACTGGCTGTATTACTTGCCACCCGCTGCCATTACCAATTGGGATGGCCTGAGGAGAATATTTCTGGAGAAGTTCTTCCCTGCTTCCAGAACAGCAGCCATCCGGAAGGACATCTGTGGCATCCGACAGATGGGTGGAGAAAGCttgcatgagtattgggagagattTAAGAAGTTGTGTGCTAGCTGTCCTCATCACCAGATAAGTGACCAGCTcctcattcaatatttttataaaggCTTGctccccatggacaggtacttaGTGGATGCTGCGTCTGGAGGAGCCTTAGTGGAAAAGACACCAGCTGCAGCCCGGGACTTAATTTCAAAGATGGCTCAAAATGCACAACAATTTGGTACTAGGTTGAACACTCCCATGAAGACTGTCAATGAGGTTGGTTTTGCTGCACCTATGGACCAACAGAGAATAGAGAATAGGCTGGAGGAATTAACTTCAATGGTTCGCCAGTTAGCCCTTGATCGAAACCAGCCCCCGCAGGTATGTGGCATTTGTTCATTATCTTCACATGTAACTGATCAGTGCCCATAATTGTAGGATAACACAACAGAATCATGTAACCGAATCTTCCCTGGAAGACCGTTTCAGCAACAGCCACAATAGAATAGGTATGATCCCTATGCTCCCACCTACAATCCGCGCTGGAGAGACCATCCCAACTTCAGATATGGGGGTGCTTCAACTCAACCATTCCAACAAAGGTTCAATGCACCAGGTCAAAGTAATGCCACACAGATGAAGCAATAAGCACAAACCGTACCCAAGGCCAAACCGAGCTTGGATGACATAGTGCAGCAACTGGCTGCCAATACTCTCAATTCCAACAATGGACTGACACCACCATACAGAATTTGGAGACACAGATTGGGCAGTTAGCAACTAACATAAATGAGCTAAGGAGTCAAGGCTCGGGTCAACTACCTTCACAGCCAATATCCAATCAAAAGGGAAATGTGAGTGCGATCATGCTGCGTAGTGGTAAAGAAGTGAATGTTCCAAAGAAGGCACAAGAAGAAACCGGTAGAAAAGAAGAGTCGCATCCCCTCTCAATTCAAGGGGCCAAGCAGCACATCAACAATGATCAGGTCCAGGGAGAGAACCCCTACACCAATCCATTGCCTTTTCCCCATAGAGCCACTCAAAACAAGAAGAGGGTTGAAGCTGAGTTGGATAAGGAGATCATGGAGACTTTCCAGAAGGTCGAAGTCAATATACCACTCTTGGAGGCCATCAGATAGATTCCCAAGTATGCCAAGTTTCTCAAAGACTTGTGCACCCACAAGAGGAAGCTGAAGGGAAATGAGCAGGTCAACCTTGGAAGGAATGTCTCAGCCTTAATCCAGCCCGCCATGCCTTTGAaatgcaaagatccagggacgtttACCATTCCTTGCACTATAGGAGAGCTGCAATTCACAAATGCTTTGCTAGATTTGGGTGCTTCCATTAATGTAATGCCTAAGTCTGTTTATGCATCCTTGCAGGTTGGCCCATTGAAATCCACAGGAGTGGTAGTCCAGCTAGCTAACAGGAGCACGGCCTATCCCACGGGAGTCTTGGAAGAcgtgctggttaaggttaaggatctTATCTTCCCAGctaacttttatgttttaaatatggaagatgatAACAAGCTTGAACATGCACCATCGATACTAGGCAGACCTTTCTTGAAAACTGCTAGGACAATaattaatgtgcatgagggtacctTGTctatggaatttgctggtaataCTATCCATTTCAACATTCTTGATTCCATGAAGTTTCCTTCAGAAGATCATTCCACCTGGCATGTTAATTCTATTGACTTGATGGTTGATGTTGCATGTGCTGATCTCGCTGACTTTGTTTCTGAGCTCCCCACCATCCATGACTTTCCTGATAGTGTGCATTGCCCTGATTATCATGATGGAATCAGTAAGTGTGCCGCTTGTTCTAAGATAGATGAGTTTTTGAATCTTTCTGAATCTGATATGAGTTTTCAGCATGCGCACCCCGTTGAGAATGTTTCCCTTGCTAAGAATGTCATGCAAGCAGATGGTTCTCTTGACTTGAACACAAACAGGTTGCTGCCTTCAATCCAACAGCCACCTACCTTGGAGTGCAAACCCTTACCTAACAACCTCAAGTATGCTTACTTGGAGGAGGGAGAGAAGTTGCCAATGCCAGTGCTCATAGCCAACAACCTCCACCctgaccaagagaagagattgtTGGACCTACTCAGGAGGAACAAACAAGCAATAGGCTGGACCTTGGCGGACATACCAGGTATTAGTCCTTCTTTGTGCATGCACAGGATTCATTTAGAGGAAGGAGCCCGACCAGTGAGGCAGCCacagaggagactcaatcccaccatcctagatgtggtcaagaaagaggtaagtaagTTACTTTCAGCTGGTATCATCTATCCTATATCTGATAGCAGgtgggtgagtccagtgcaggTTGTTCCCAAGAAGACAGGTTTCACAGTGGTGGCTAATGAAAGAAATAAGCTAGTGCCCATGAGAGTGCAAAACAGCTAGAGGGTCTGCATCGACTATAGGAAGCTCAACCAAGTAACCAGAAAAGATCACTTTCCCCTTCCATTTATCGACCAAATGTTGGAAAGGTTAATAGGTAAATCGcattattgttttcttgatggcttttctggttattttcatatatgcatAGCAccagaggatcaggagaagaccaccttcacttGTCCTTTCGGCACTTTTGCCTACCGAATGATGCCATTTGGcttatgtaatgctccaggtacgtTCCAGCGGTGCATGATGAGTTTATTTTCTGACTTTCTTGAGCATTGTATggaagtattcatggatgacTTTTCCGTTTATGGTACCTCATTTGATGactgcttggttagcttgggtaaaGTTTTGGAAAGGTGTGTTGAGAAAAACCttgttttgaattatgaaaaatgtcacttcatggttgAGCAGGGTATAGTCTTAGGTCATGTTATCTCCAGACAAGGTATCGCGGTCGATAGTTCCAAGGTGGATGTTATTGCTTCTTTACCTTACCCCGCGTCTGTGCGGGAAGTACgatctttccttggccatgcagggttttacaggaggttcatccaAGATTTTAGTAAGATTGCCATTCCATTATCCCACCTCCTCCAAAAGGATGTGGATTTCAAGTTTGATGAACAATGCAAGCAAGCCTTCGAGGAACTTAAGAGGCAATTGACTTCTCTGCCGATCATCCAGCCACCCAACTGGGAGTTACCCTTCAagctcatgtgtgatgcttcaAACTTTGCAGTAGGCGCCGTTCTCTCTCAGCGGGTGAATAAGAAGTcgcatgtcattgcctatgtggccagcgattgtcaaaccactccagaattagagatctatgtatctcttctctagtttgcagcaaagtgcaccctaggtcatctctcacaaggagcctcaccttcttctaccaacaaggagaaccaatataaacaacagtttgtttaggggggggggtttgacagaaaactaattaacaaaacagaaagacaatgatggatgaaaaatcagtaaaagaaatgcaaccgactgtgtatttgtcccttctatgaaatcttcctcgtccaatctataaatcttagcttgttagatgttttaatctctggatatcaaacttaaagcatccccaacaaccgtccaaggattagaatgattggaataacaaaatgaatacagaaacctcttataaacaaaatgcagccatccactctctattcaacctatccggacctatgcaagaacaaccgttcaagcacataatattcattcccgagatgttataccaaccggctataacattttgttctcttaagcatttaacagaaaatgaaaccatgcaaattcagacaaacctgccatgaactccatgcattcacaaatctgctcaaactaaaccaaatggaaatgaataagaaacaaacaacaaaccaggtttttgtagcttatccgggactcagattccacatggattcaagatacacaaccggttacaaattctctagcctatcattacagtaaggaagacaaaatggaacaaaatgaagaaaacagaaaaaatgctacaacaacaaaaacggccAGAGaatcctctcttttctcttctcccttccctccatgaaataagtgctaagaggccttaaatacatggctaagaaatgaagagctaggaaggctagggttgggcctagcccaacagaaaataagtgagcccaaaaatagcaaaattgagcagcccaagtctgctccttgaaagtgagcccaagctcctttagttgagccacttctctagcccatccaatattccctaaagcctggatccatagaagtaagatagaaaatagtgtaaggacgatttgaagtataataaaatagaaacaatgaaagatcagcaaaaattacttcaaatggcctaataagactgaggtgaaatgccaaaatatagtataaatatgcatgctatcactaTGCCTCACGTACCCTGGATAGTGCTCAAGCCAATTACACCACGAGTGAAAAAGAGCTCTTAGCCATTGtctttgctttagataaatttcgatCATACTTATTGGGATCTAAAGCTATTGTGTTTTCTGATCATGCAGCCCTGAAGTTCCTTCTGAAGAAGCCCAATGCAAAACCTAGGCTTATCCGGTGGATGCTGCTACTCCAGGAATTTGATATTGAGATCAAAGACAAAAGTGGAGCTGAAAACCCGGTAGCCGACCACCTGAGCCGGATACCTACTTCTCCCGACTCGTCTAACATGGATCATCTGCCTATCAGAGATAATTTTCCAGATGAGTTGCTTTATCACTTACATGGTACTAAACCTTGGTATGCTAACATGGTAAATTTCCTAGTTGCTTCTAAATTACCTGCACATTTTAAGaagcacaattacataaatttaaaagtgAAGCTAAGTACTATGTATGGGATGATCCATATTTGTGGTGCTTGTGTAGTGACCAAGTCCTTAGGAGCTATGTCCCTGATCATGAATTTGCATCTGTCCTATATTTCTGTCACactcttgcatgtggtggtcatttTGGTCTGCATCGTACTGCTAGAAAGGTCTTAGACGCAGGGTTATATTGGTCATCCCTTTTCAGAGATGCATATGGATTCTGTAAGAACTgtacacgttgccaacacacaggttCAATTTCACGcagaaatgaaatgcctcaGAAGCCTTTATTATTCTGTGAGATATTTGATGTatggggcattgatttcatgggtccttttcctgtctcttttggttttgtgtacattcttttggctgtggattatgtttcgaaatgggtggaagctaaagccacccgAACTTATgattcttctgtggttgcagattttgttagatctcatattttctgcaggtttggcattcccagggccatcatcagtgatcaaggatcccacttctgCAACAGAAAGATGCAATCCATGCTCTGAAAGTATAGGGTTTTACATAAAGTGGCGACGCCCTACCATCCACAGATCAATGGGTAGGTTGCGGTTtcaaacagagagatcaagcacATTCTAGAGAAGATAGTCCAGCCcaacaggaaagactggagccaaaggttggaagatgcactttgggcctaccgcacggctTACAAGACTCCGATCGGCATGTCCCCATATCGACtggtctttggaaaagcatgtcatctgccggtagagatcgagcataaggcctattgggcggtgaagcaatgcaacatGGACATGACATAAGCTGGTTCCAAGCGAAAGCTTCAATTAcaagagcttgaggaattgaggttaGCGGCATATGAGAACTCTAGGATCTATAAGGAAAAGACCAAAGTTGCACACGATAAATTGATTGCCAAGAAGGAGTTCAACGTTGGCAATAAAGTCCTCCTCTACAATTCACGCCTAAAGCTGATGCCTGGTAAGTTGCGTTCTAGATGGGttggtccttttgtggttactcatgtttttccttatGGTGCAGTTGAGATTATGGACAAGTCGACTGCGAAGAAATTCACAGTTAATGGGTAGAGGCTTAAACATTTCTATGAGGGCTTTACAGAACACACAGTGAAGGAGCTATCTCTCTTGGACCTTCCCTCGACCTGATACCACctggctgtttctctctccttactTTTCTTACTTGTCCTATACATGATTCTTGTtgcatgcttacattgaggacaatgtaatgtttaagtgtggggggggggggagttttagaatagaagttaaaaaaaaacaaattgcaaaatgaggcaaattgagtttgaaagaatttggcatgTTTAGAAAGtcgatcttatctttttgggctttcaagtaaattggaaatgagtttggcttggtgGGTTGATTGAGGTAGTCTTTGTGAGGATATTTGTGCTCATGCATGTTCTTTCTTATGCTATGTGTGCATtcactaattatgggtatcactctAGAGCTTGTTTggaatctttattgaagctatcagtgctcgtgcatgtgaaaagatgattaaggcattctttcattttactcgcaattttcaaaaaaaaaaaaaagatcttttcccttctttaggttgaagaacattcattgcaccccttgattatggcaacatattaagcaagtcctttggaatcaaaagaaaaatagatagaaaggccaaaggccaaggtgagatggagcgtaaaacgaaCTCACAAAGGTTGGGATAGAGCGTAAAATGCACccaccattcaaaaaaaaaagttctattttctgcttgcttaatagttcttcattgatgttggattgtcttgaatgttttctttcttcctaaggtttactttacttttcattgttatcttcctatccttttcaaagccatgaataaaagtccttttgatttgcatgcaaaaaGAATTGAGAGTGGAGActtagaagatgagcatatctggtagtggaattatgattgagtggagtgaggcataacatttgaggaacttgagagcatattcttattctatgagggtctgTTTATTTTGACTCGTCTTGTcaagtaaaattgccatgctacttgtttgtctgggaagtgtaagaaagatgatctttgagtgttgaattcctataaaacttgtcgtgcctctcattttgcattcttcgcatcctttttgtttgaaagagtgaatgttagcattttgcccaggagtgcaaaagtctaagtgtgggggaatttgatagcgcgcatattttatattatttatccctcttattccatcttcattgcactctatttaggttatttcatttgtcttgtatttattttattttattgggcttcacactatttttattcttatttggcagaTTCGGGCCGCagatttgagctatttcgaTAGAGGCACAAGTAGGCTTAGCAAAGTAGACGGACATCGAGTTTGAAAGAGGCATActtcattatgggttatgggTGAATTTAGAATCAATTGGGccctatttaattaattaaattatgggctATATGTAATAAACAAtccctaagcccatttagcctaggtttttcttttccaaaaccctataaataagatCTAGAAAAGAGGCTTTAAGGGTGGCCAATTTTGGAGGATTTTCACCGCTtctatggaaggctaattcgcttgtaatctgctacattcccgtacccctggcccggtttgagtctcggtcatgtagtcgaatccggtttggaactcgattttcatgttcttattgatgatttcgtttcttttccttctataattttatgtatgtttcttttacgcgaTTGTgcgaatgcatgcatgatctttggataagtttaattgacgtactcggttgaggctttgattagaaagaaacggcaTGTAATTGcatgagcgattgctcgttttgatttaatcttttacggttgtagaagagtagaATCAATCCAAACAGAATATTTTCATAAGCGAGACGGGGATTACCgaggtaaggaggtagggtttgtagcggattacgttttagttggtcgagaatccatctttgtttcattcttgagcatttttaagttcggttttcatcaaaccccccccccccccccgtttaatCTTCTTTTGACAGTCGTTGACAGTTCGTCGGGAGACAACCTagggagcatcctagctgcaaaccagtcctaatacatacaTTAATCTGATCGGCTGTACAACC
The Diospyros lotus cultivar Yz01 chromosome 12, ASM1463336v1, whole genome shotgun sequence DNA segment above includes these coding regions:
- the LOC127787571 gene encoding uncharacterized protein LOC127787571 is translated as MILHRRQVRELRSQDRTVTTNSVFPIVFDTVPEFQPTLINMAANENNGNENGNDANRTIKELAAPDVHYQPLCIHYPQLEANFELKSGLIHLLPKFHGLAGEDPHKHLKEFHVVCSTMRPQGVDEEQIKLRAFPFSLDGAAKDWLYYLPPAAITNWDGLRRIFLEKFFPASRTAAIRKDICGIRQMGGESLHEYWERFKKLCASCPHHQISDQLLIQYFYKGLLPMDRYLVDAASGGALVEKTPAAARDLISKMAQNAQQFGTRLNTPMKTVNEVGFAAPMDQQRIENRLEELTSMVRQLALDRNQPPQNLETQIGQLATNINELRSQGSGQLPSQPISNQKGNVSAIMLRSGKEVNVPKKAQEETGRKEESHPLSIQGAKQHINNDQVQGENPYTNPLPFPHRATQNKKRVEAELDKEIMETFQKVEVNIPLLEAIR